In Methylobacterium sp. WL1, the sequence GCCAACGAGGCCAAAGGCAACGTCGAGAACCTGTACGGGCAGGCCAAGGACGCGGTGCGCGACGTGGCCGACCAAGCCGGCGACCTCGCGCAGGGTGCCCTGAAGCAGGGCCGCGATGCCTTCCCCGACGCCGAGCGCGCCTACCGCCAGGGCGCCGACACGGTGACGAGCTACGCCAAGGAGTCCCCGCTGATGATGGCGGCGATGGCCGGCGCGCTCGGCTACCTCCTTGCGATGGTCGTCCACGGCCGCCGATAGGTCCGGCCCCGCCTCCAAAGCGTCCCGCAGGTCAGGAGCAGCACCATGAGCGATCCCATCCGACCTGCGGGTCCGTCCCCCGTCGCCGATGGCCCGATGCAGGCGGCCAGGTCGCCGGCCGGCTTGGCCGATGCCGTGCGTGACCAGGCCAG encodes:
- a CDS encoding CsbD family protein — translated: MDENRITGAAKEFGGKVQGAVGDVTGDRETQAKGAANEAKGNVENLYGQAKDAVRDVADQAGDLAQGALKQGRDAFPDAERAYRQGADTVTSYAKESPLMMAAMAGALGYLLAMVVHGRR